One Pararhizobium sp. IMCC3301 DNA segment encodes these proteins:
- a CDS encoding CreA family protein, protein MLAAPTLKSAQAEVVGEIGVDWLGNDIIVEAVQDPEVEGVTCHVAYFERGLIDRLQKGNWFEDPSNSSIDCRQTGPIRIGDIDMSKDGEEIFKSRRSLIWKKLIVKRIYDKANNTLIYLSHSRQVQDGSAKMSISTVPMFTSTENPER, encoded by the coding sequence ATGCTGGCCGCGCCGACGCTCAAATCGGCCCAGGCAGAAGTTGTCGGCGAAATCGGCGTCGACTGGCTGGGCAACGATATTATTGTTGAAGCGGTTCAGGATCCCGAGGTTGAAGGCGTAACCTGCCATGTTGCCTATTTCGAGCGCGGCCTGATTGACCGCCTGCAAAAGGGCAACTGGTTCGAGGACCCGTCAAATTCGTCGATCGATTGCCGCCAGACTGGCCCGATCCGGATTGGCGACATTGATATGAGCAAGGACGGTGAGGAAATTTTCAAAAGCCGTCGTTCGCTGATCTGGAAAAAGCTGATCGTCAAGCGGATTTACGACAAAGCCAACAATACGCTGATCTATCTGTCGCATTCGCGCCAGGTTCAGGACGGCTCGGCTAAGATGTCTATTTCCACCGTGCCAATGTTCACATCGACAGAAAATCCAGAGCGTTAA
- a CDS encoding NepR family anti-sigma factor, giving the protein MSADRNANEDGLRLDPLAKSKIGKRLRDSYDAVVNEPIPDKFLNLLASLEAAEKTGHKDGDA; this is encoded by the coding sequence ATGAGCGCAGACCGAAATGCAAACGAAGACGGATTGCGGCTGGACCCGCTGGCGAAATCCAAAATCGGAAAGCGGCTGCGTGACAGTTACGATGCAGTTGTGAATGAGCCTATTCCCGACAAGTTTCTCAATTTGCTGGCAAGTCTTGAAGCGGCCGAAAAGACCGGTCACAAAGATGGTGATGCATGA
- a CDS encoding DUF4112 domain-containing protein: MTEFSKVSDLTPVRREPAARRGMLSDEQIDSLESWLESRFAVPGTRLHFGLDGLLGLIPGIGDTITAGLSAIIILDAHKKGARKRTLVRMVSNSLIDLVIGAIPLIGDLFDFAYKSNTKNVKLLKQELRDLEDEAARN; encoded by the coding sequence ATGACTGAATTCTCCAAAGTCTCCGATCTGACCCCTGTACGCCGTGAACCGGCCGCAAGACGGGGCATGCTCAGTGATGAGCAGATCGACTCTCTGGAAAGCTGGCTGGAATCCAGGTTTGCCGTGCCGGGAACCCGGTTGCACTTCGGTCTTGATGGCCTGCTTGGCCTGATACCCGGCATTGGCGATACCATTACCGCAGGTCTGTCGGCGATCATCATTCTGGATGCGCATAAAAAGGGTGCCCGCAAACGCACTTTGGTGCGCATGGTATCGAACTCGCTGATCGATCTTGTCATCGGGGCGATTCCGCTGATTGGCGATCTGTTTGACTTCGCCTACAAATCCAACACTAAAAACGTGAAGCTGCTGAAACAGGAACTGCGTGATCTTGAAGACGAGGCAGCGCGCAACTGA
- a CDS encoding CsbD family protein, with product MNWDQVEGKWTEFSGKAKAKWGKLTDDDVAQVNGNREALEGKLQAQYGKSKEDAKREVNDWIDSL from the coding sequence ATGAACTGGGATCAAGTAGAAGGTAAATGGACTGAGTTTTCCGGAAAAGCCAAAGCCAAATGGGGAAAACTGACTGACGACGATGTTGCCCAGGTCAATGGCAATCGTGAAGCCCTTGAAGGAAAGCTTCAGGCTCAATATGGCAAATCCAAAGAGGACGCCAAGCGCGAAGTCAATGACTGGATCGACTCTCTCTAG
- a CDS encoding YqaE/Pmp3 family membrane protein, with product MDIVRIILSILLPPLGVFLQVGIGLHFWINILLTLLGYIPGIIHAIWIIARR from the coding sequence ATGGATATTGTCAGAATCATACTTTCCATCCTGCTGCCGCCGCTCGGGGTCTTTCTCCAGGTCGGCATCGGCCTGCATTTCTGGATCAACATTCTGCTGACGCTTCTAGGCTACATCCCCGGCATTATTCACGCCATCTGGATCATAGCGCGCCGATAG
- a CDS encoding YihY/virulence factor BrkB family protein — protein sequence MRQANDRPGGNADEMTSSGKSGEDVVDPGKMARYPTRLSGANVWAALKRAAVRASETDVSLRCAGIAFFSFLSLFPAVAVGVALYGLFADIQTLNEQMYLADRFLPSSVTALFSERLEAIITESNETLTLGLIISLVLALWSGSRGINALVHAMTKAYREDDQRPFFLAAAISISLTIAAFLIGMLVLAAVAILPVFTTFLPLPIKAETMALWLRWPVVALIVLAAIAFLYKIAPHRHDPKFRWVLPGAITASLFWLGGSIAFSFYIENFANYGATFGSIATAAILMLWLYFSALVFVAGAIINAELELQTVPDTTVGPDAPPGQRGAYVADHVAGSDEAP from the coding sequence ATGAGACAAGCTAATGATCGCCCTGGCGGCAATGCGGACGAGATGACCTCTTCCGGCAAATCCGGCGAGGACGTGGTTGACCCGGGAAAAATGGCCAGATATCCGACCAGGCTGTCTGGCGCCAATGTCTGGGCTGCCTTGAAGCGGGCTGCGGTTCGCGCCTCGGAAACCGACGTCTCTCTGAGATGCGCCGGCATCGCTTTCTTCAGCTTCCTGTCCCTGTTTCCCGCCGTGGCCGTCGGCGTTGCACTTTACGGTCTGTTTGCCGATATTCAGACCCTCAATGAGCAAATGTATCTGGCTGACAGATTTCTACCGTCAAGCGTGACGGCGCTGTTTTCAGAAAGGCTGGAAGCCATCATCACCGAAAGTAATGAAACACTCACACTTGGACTGATTATCAGTCTCGTCCTTGCCCTGTGGAGTGGATCACGCGGTATCAATGCGCTGGTCCATGCCATGACCAAGGCCTATCGGGAAGACGATCAACGGCCTTTTTTTCTGGCTGCCGCAATTTCCATCTCATTGACCATTGCAGCCTTTCTCATCGGAATGCTGGTTCTGGCTGCTGTCGCCATTCTGCCGGTGTTCACCACGTTTCTCCCTTTGCCTATCAAGGCGGAAACAATGGCGCTCTGGCTGCGGTGGCCTGTCGTTGCTTTGATTGTCCTGGCGGCAATCGCCTTCCTCTACAAGATCGCTCCCCACCGCCACGACCCGAAATTTCGCTGGGTCCTGCCCGGCGCGATCACTGCATCACTGTTCTGGCTGGGCGGCTCCATCGCGTTTTCGTTTTATATCGAGAATTTCGCCAATTACGGCGCCACGTTCGGATCCATCGCCACTGCAGCGATCCTCATGCTCTGGCTGTATTTTTCAGCGCTGGTGTTTGTCGCGGGTGCCATCATCAACGCGGAGCTTGAACTGCAGACCGTCCCCGATACGACCGTCGGTCCTGATGCGCCTCCTGGTCAGCGCGGCGCTTATGTCGCTGATCATGTGGCTGGGTCTGACGAAGCACCCTGA
- a CDS encoding DUF6789 family protein: MPGGTLCFMLTTQNFDICRTIRPPEKFLWEKGRKMRSIASGILAGLCATVVLSALMVLKSMTKFLPELDMIDMLAAMVAGGATIGWVLHFSIGAFWGIAFSVVHDFLPGGNAVVEGIVFGLIAWLMMMVLIMPMAGGGVFGLMFGVLAPIMTGVLHVIFGAVMGWIYQHLTLSDALPAE, encoded by the coding sequence TTGCCGGGAGGCACCCTCTGCTTCATGCTCACGACACAAAATTTCGACATTTGCAGAACAATTCGCCCCCCTGAAAAGTTTTTGTGGGAAAAGGGACGGAAGATGAGATCCATCGCTAGCGGCATTCTGGCTGGTCTTTGTGCCACTGTGGTGTTGTCCGCATTGATGGTTTTAAAATCGATGACGAAGTTTTTGCCGGAACTGGACATGATCGACATGCTTGCAGCAATGGTTGCGGGAGGGGCCACGATAGGATGGGTTCTGCATTTTTCCATCGGCGCATTCTGGGGCATTGCATTTTCGGTAGTTCATGACTTCCTGCCTGGCGGAAACGCGGTTGTGGAGGGAATTGTTTTTGGCCTGATTGCGTGGCTGATGATGATGGTTTTAATCATGCCTATGGCCGGAGGTGGCGTGTTCGGGTTAATGTTCGGTGTGCTGGCACCAATCATGACCGGAGTGCTTCATGTTATATTCGGGGCCGTGATGGGCTGGATCTACCAACACCTTACCCTGAGCGATGCCCTGCCGGCTGAATGA
- a CDS encoding sensor histidine kinase, translating to MMTKKENSDLIARAIMGTPITVFLQDSKGVITWVANPQSGWTKGAIVGKRNSEIFDHRNASLLDSAKAVAKASGEDQTIVVEATQNSRAQWFKIVIKPIEDKEGDTHFLCSCIEITNEREREETLRALLLEVSHRSKNMLSVVLSIAAQTAKTARNPELFLRRFTGRVQSLAKSQDVIVNSEWVGATLQELINRQVLGHNSEISSQIVVEGDNPQLSPNGATHVGLALHELYTNSITFGALSVPEGKIAIRCSKTVIDGIPSAQLVWDESPRVTQGAAPKKSFGRTALEQIVPSAVNGKGTLSVDSDGVRYSLTIGASELVG from the coding sequence ATGATGACAAAAAAAGAAAATAGCGATCTCATTGCCCGCGCTATCATGGGAACGCCCATCACAGTTTTTCTGCAGGACAGTAAAGGTGTCATAACCTGGGTTGCAAATCCGCAATCAGGCTGGACCAAAGGCGCGATTGTCGGAAAACGCAACAGCGAAATTTTCGATCACCGGAATGCTTCCCTGCTGGACTCGGCAAAAGCTGTCGCCAAAGCAAGCGGTGAAGACCAAACCATCGTTGTCGAGGCTACTCAAAACAGCCGGGCTCAGTGGTTTAAAATTGTCATAAAACCGATTGAGGACAAGGAAGGCGACACCCACTTCCTGTGTTCATGTATTGAAATTACCAATGAACGTGAGCGTGAAGAAACCCTGCGCGCTTTGCTTCTGGAGGTCAGCCACCGGTCCAAGAACATGCTATCAGTGGTTTTGAGCATAGCGGCGCAGACTGCGAAAACCGCCCGGAACCCGGAGCTGTTTCTGCGGCGGTTTACCGGCCGGGTGCAATCGCTGGCAAAGTCACAAGATGTGATTGTCAACAGTGAATGGGTCGGTGCAACGCTGCAGGAACTGATAAACCGGCAGGTTTTGGGACACAATTCGGAGATCAGTTCACAAATCGTCGTCGAAGGCGACAACCCCCAGTTAAGCCCGAACGGCGCTACCCATGTGGGATTGGCGCTGCATGAACTGTACACCAATTCTATTACTTTCGGAGCATTGTCCGTACCGGAAGGGAAAATCGCCATCCGCTGCAGCAAGACCGTGATCGATGGCATTCCCAGCGCCCAGCTTGTCTGGGACGAGTCCCCGCGTGTAACACAGGGGGCGGCGCCGAAAAAATCATTCGGTCGCACTGCGCTGGAGCAAATCGTGCCATCCGCTGTCAATGGCAAAGGCACATTGTCAGTCGATTCCGACGGCGTGCGTTATTCCCTGACCATCGGCGCATCGGAACTGGTCGGCTAA
- a CDS encoding response regulator → MSLAAEITPYIPYLRRFARALTGAQSSGDAYVAAVLEALITDSADFPKNHGAKIGLYQTFIAVWQSIEVNLKMNVLGAESNPGSEKKLQAITPAARQAFLLTTVEGFTNAEAALVLKVSQRDIEQLLDQANKEIAAQVTTNVMIIEDEPLIAMDIESMVEDLGHSVTGIARTHKEAIALFNAHTPGIILADIQLADGSSGLEAVNEILKGFEVPVIFITAFPERLLTGERPEPAFLVTKPFQPDMVRALISQALFFSEGDESRAA, encoded by the coding sequence ATGTCGCTCGCTGCCGAAATCACCCCCTACATCCCATATCTGCGTCGCTTTGCCCGCGCACTGACCGGTGCCCAGTCAAGCGGAGACGCATACGTTGCAGCGGTTCTTGAAGCCCTGATTACAGACAGCGCCGATTTTCCCAAGAATCATGGTGCCAAAATCGGACTTTACCAGACTTTTATCGCGGTCTGGCAGTCCATCGAGGTTAATCTGAAGATGAATGTTCTGGGTGCGGAATCAAACCCGGGATCGGAAAAAAAACTGCAGGCCATAACGCCCGCCGCACGTCAGGCATTTCTGTTGACCACAGTAGAGGGGTTTACCAACGCAGAAGCCGCGCTGGTCCTGAAAGTCAGCCAGCGCGATATTGAGCAGCTGCTGGACCAGGCCAATAAGGAAATTGCGGCGCAGGTGACAACCAATGTGATGATCATCGAAGACGAGCCGCTGATTGCCATGGATATTGAATCGATGGTCGAGGATCTTGGGCATTCGGTGACAGGTATCGCACGCACGCACAAAGAAGCGATCGCGCTGTTCAACGCCCACACCCCGGGGATCATTCTGGCTGACATTCAGCTTGCCGATGGAAGCTCCGGGCTGGAAGCCGTTAATGAAATTTTGAAGGGCTTCGAAGTTCCTGTCATTTTTATTACCGCGTTTCCCGAACGCCTTCTGACCGGAGAGCGCCCGGAACCGGCATTTCTTGTCACCAAACCTTTTCAGCCGGATATGGTTCGCGCCCTGATCAGTCAGGCGCTGTTCTTCAGTGAAGGGGACGAAAGCCGGGCGGCTTGA